GCCGGTCTTGACGTCCGGCGCATCGTCGTTGTCCTTGAACGGCATCTCCAGCGTCAGGGCCAGGCATTTGAAACGCTCGCCGACGCTGTTGCACGCCAGATTCATGTTCGCGTTGCCCGGTGTGGAGCGGGGGTAGCCGTAGCGTGTCTGGAAGTCTTTGGTGATACCGCTCAGTCGCTTGCGGAAGTCGGCTTCAAGCGCTTCCTGTTTGGGCGTATAGCCCGGATTGCCTTCGCAGGCCGCGGTGAACACGTAAGGTATTTGTTCATCGCCGTGCACGTCGAGGAACATATCCACACCGTATTTTTCCATCTGGTCTCTGACGAAGAACACTTCCGGGCTCAGTTCCGGGGTGCAATCCTGCCAGGCACGATTGAGGTCTTTGCCCTGCGCGTTAGTACGCAAATGCCCGTGGAAAGAGCCGTCCGGGTTCATGTGCGGTACCAGATACAGGTCCGCGTGCTCAAGCAACCCGGCCAACTCGACATCGTGCTGCTGCAAGCGCTCGATCACGCCTTCCATGAACCATTCGGCCATGTGCTCGCCGGGATGCTGTTGCGCAATGATCCAGATGTTGCGTTTTCCAGCCGCGCCGTCGCCTATACGCAGCAGCGGGATGTCCCTGCCTTCAACGCTCTTGCCAGTGGCCAGACACTCGACACCTGGGACGTTCAGCGCCCGCTTGATCAGCCAATCGTGGCGCTCACGGCTGTAGGGTTCGAAGTAGGCAAACCAGATCTGCGGTTCGGTGGGCGTGAGATTGAAATTCAGGGCCTTGCCATCGAACGTGCTGGGGACACGAAACCAGGTTTTCTGGTCGTAGGAAGCGGCCGCGTTGTAACCGGTCCAGGCACGGTTATAGCTGGATTCACTGGCGTTGGTCAGGCTGAAGCCGTGAGGCTGACCGACCTGCATCCCGTCCACCTTGAAATGGAACCACTGGAAATGTGCGCTTTTGGTATCGGGTCTGATCGCCAACTTGATGTGTTGCGGGTCGCTGGCATCGAGTAGGGAGATATTGCCGCTGTCGAAATCAGCGCTGATGGAGAGAGAGT
The DNA window shown above is from Pseudomonas sp. BSw22131 and carries:
- a CDS encoding M14 family metallopeptidase — translated: MTQNSLSISADFDSGNISLLDASDPQHIKLAIRPDTKSAHFQWFHFKVDGMQVGQPHGFSLTNASESSYNRAWTGYNAAASYDQKTWFRVPSTFDGKALNFNLTPTEPQIWFAYFEPYSRERHDWLIKRALNVPGVECLATGKSVEGRDIPLLRIGDGAAGKRNIWIIAQQHPGEHMAEWFMEGVIERLQQHDVELAGLLEHADLYLVPHMNPDGSFHGHLRTNAQGKDLNRAWQDCTPELSPEVFFVRDQMEKYGVDMFLDVHGDEQIPYVFTAACEGNPGYTPKQEALEADFRKRLSGITKDFQTRYGYPRSTPGNANMNLACNSVGERFKCLALTLEMPFKDNDDAPDVKTGWSGERSKQLAKDVLTTLAQMVSVLR